A genome region from Nicotiana tabacum cultivar K326 chromosome 13, ASM71507v2, whole genome shotgun sequence includes the following:
- the LOC142168224 gene encoding uncharacterized protein LOC142168224: protein MNGVVEAANKNIKRVLRKIVDNHRQWHDNLSFALLGYRNTIRASTGAPPYMLVHGTEVVIPTEVEIPSLRVIQEAKIDDAKRICVRQEQLMIIDEKIMDGVCHGQMYHNRMANTLNRKVKPRQFISGKLILKNIFSHQEEAKGKFTLNW, encoded by the coding sequence ATGAATGGAgtagttgaagcagccaacaaaaacatcaagaggGTCTTACGGAAGATAGTGGATAATCACAGGCAATGGCACGATAATTTATCCTTTGCCTTACTGGGTTACCGTAACACTATAAGAGCATCTACTGGGGCACCACCATACATGTTGGTACATGGCACAGAAGTTGTGATACCGACAGAGGTCGAGATACCATCTTTGAGAGTCATTCAGGAAGCCAAGATAGATGATGCAAAACGGATATGCGTCAGGCAAGAACAACTTATGATCATTGATGAAAAGATAATGGACGGAGTATGTCATGGTCAGATGTATCATAATAGGATGGCCAACACGCTTAACAGAAAGGTGAAACCTCGGCAGTTCATATCGGGGAAGCTGATTTTGAAGAATATATTCTCTCATCAAGAAGAGGCCAAAGGAAAATTCACACTGAACTGGTAG